One genomic segment of Amycolatopsis sp. Hca4 includes these proteins:
- a CDS encoding NADH-quinone oxidoreductase subunit C yields MTENPQPGEEQSSAERAETGLTAKGPGAAEAVVTGRERQGMFGVHGTGDTSGYGGVRLPAYSPAPAERPYGGWFDQFADEFYAALAERKIPVEAILQTTVDRGEITFYVAREHLPAIAKTLRDDGGLRFELLSSVSGVDYGVDVPQRLHAVYHFTSLTYRRRIRLEVTLDIEDPHVPSLVGTYPTADWQERETWDMFGIVFDGHPALTRILMPDDWDGHPQRKDYPLGGIPVEYKGAEIPPPDQRRSYS; encoded by the coding sequence ATGACTGAGAACCCCCAACCCGGCGAAGAGCAGTCCAGCGCCGAGCGAGCCGAAACCGGCCTGACGGCGAAGGGTCCGGGCGCGGCCGAAGCGGTCGTCACCGGTCGCGAACGCCAGGGCATGTTCGGCGTCCACGGCACCGGCGACACCTCCGGCTACGGCGGCGTCCGGCTCCCGGCGTACAGCCCGGCGCCGGCCGAGCGCCCGTACGGCGGCTGGTTCGACCAGTTCGCCGACGAGTTCTACGCCGCGCTGGCCGAGCGCAAGATCCCCGTCGAGGCGATCCTGCAGACGACGGTCGACCGCGGCGAGATCACCTTCTACGTCGCCCGCGAGCACCTGCCCGCGATCGCGAAGACGCTGCGCGACGACGGCGGTCTCCGCTTCGAGCTGCTGTCCTCGGTGTCCGGGGTGGACTACGGCGTCGACGTCCCGCAGCGGCTGCACGCGGTCTACCACTTCACGTCGCTGACCTACCGGCGCCGGATCCGCCTCGAGGTCACCCTCGACATCGAGGACCCGCACGTGCCGTCGCTGGTCGGGACGTACCCGACCGCCGACTGGCAGGAGCGCGAGACCTGGGACATGTTCGGGATCGTCTTCGACGGCCACCCGGCGCTGACCCGGATCCTGATGCCGGACGACTGGGACGGCCACCCCCAGCGCAAGGACTACCCGCTCGGCGGGATCCCGGTCGAATACAAGGGCGCGGAGATCCCGCCGCCGGACCAGCGGAGGTCTTACTCGTGA
- a CDS encoding glycosyltransferase translates to MHIVQLANFYGPRSGGLRTALHHLGAGYVASGHEVTLVVPGRRYADEVMPTGVRRFSLPAPRIPGTGGYRAVDPHRVRAVLRRLEPDRLEVSDRLTLRGMGGWASRHGVPSTVISHERLDRLLEQFLLPAPMARRVADVANRRMAAGYDTVVCTTAFARAEFDRIAAPNVRRVPLGVDLATFRPAMRDDGWRTDLASGADALLVHCGRLSAEKHVERSVDTVAALTEAGAKVRLVVAGDGPRRRALERRARGLPVTFLGFLPGRGDVARLLASADVSLAPGPHETFGLAALEALASGTPVVVSASSALREIVRPGCGAAVDDHAPAFAEAVTGLLESPEELRRAAARARAEEFTWSATVAGMLATFH, encoded by the coding sequence GTGCACATCGTCCAGCTCGCGAACTTCTACGGCCCGCGCTCGGGTGGGCTGCGCACCGCGCTGCACCACCTCGGCGCCGGCTACGTCGCGAGCGGGCACGAGGTGACGCTGGTCGTGCCGGGCCGCCGGTACGCCGACGAGGTGATGCCGACCGGCGTGCGCCGGTTCTCCCTGCCTGCCCCGCGGATCCCGGGCACCGGCGGCTACCGGGCCGTCGACCCGCACCGCGTCCGCGCGGTCCTGCGCAGGCTCGAGCCCGACCGGCTGGAGGTGTCGGACCGGCTGACGCTGCGGGGGATGGGCGGCTGGGCGAGCCGCCACGGCGTGCCCAGCACGGTCATCTCCCACGAACGCCTCGACCGTCTGCTGGAGCAGTTCCTGCTGCCCGCGCCGATGGCCCGCCGCGTCGCCGACGTCGCCAACCGGCGGATGGCCGCCGGCTACGACACGGTCGTCTGCACGACGGCGTTCGCGCGGGCGGAGTTCGACCGGATCGCCGCGCCGAACGTCCGCCGCGTCCCGCTCGGTGTCGACTTGGCGACCTTCCGGCCCGCCATGCGCGACGACGGCTGGCGCACCGACCTGGCTTCCGGTGCCGACGCCTTACTGGTCCACTGTGGACGGCTGTCGGCCGAGAAGCACGTGGAGCGCAGCGTGGACACCGTCGCCGCGCTGACCGAGGCGGGTGCGAAGGTCCGTTTGGTGGTGGCGGGCGACGGGCCGCGGCGGCGAGCCCTCGAACGCCGGGCGCGGGGGCTGCCGGTGACGTTCCTCGGGTTCCTGCCGGGCCGTGGCGACGTAGCGCGGCTGCTGGCCAGCGCCGACGTCTCCCTGGCGCCCGGCCCGCACGAGACCTTCGGGCTGGCCGCACTGGAAGCCCTCGCCTCGGGAACGCCGGTGGTGGTGTCGGCGTCGTCGGCGCTGCGGGAGATCGTGCGCCCGGGGTGCGGTGCGGCGGTGGACGACCACGCGCCCGCGTTCGCGGAAGCGGTGACCGGGCTCTTGGAAAGCCCCGAGGAGTTACGCAGGGCGGCGGCCAGGGCGCGGGCCGAGGAGTTCACCTGGTCAGCGACGGTGGCCGGGATGCTGGCCACATTCCACTGA
- a CDS encoding class I SAM-dependent methyltransferase has translation MSRASLDKDPHEVAAMFDGVASGYDRANSFMTFGFDRRWRTTTARVLDARRGERVLDLAAGTGVSTVEYARGGAWCLAADFSFGMLRAGLHRNVPMVAADALNLPFADESFDAVTISLALRNFVDPKAALTEIARVVKPGGRLVICEVSTPPFAPIRFVHRRFVLKLLTWVGSRTSSNPEAYKYLAESMLTWPDQRTLGEIIASAGWTDVEWLNLTFGVVAIHRARKPA, from the coding sequence ATGTCACGCGCAAGCCTGGACAAGGATCCGCACGAAGTCGCCGCGATGTTCGACGGCGTCGCGTCCGGGTACGACCGGGCGAACTCGTTCATGACCTTCGGCTTCGACCGCCGCTGGCGCACCACCACCGCCCGCGTGCTCGACGCCCGCCGCGGGGAACGAGTCCTCGACCTCGCCGCCGGCACCGGCGTGTCGACCGTCGAGTACGCCCGCGGTGGCGCCTGGTGCCTGGCCGCCGACTTCTCGTTCGGCATGCTCCGCGCGGGCCTGCACCGGAACGTGCCGATGGTTGCGGCCGACGCGCTCAACCTGCCGTTCGCCGACGAGAGCTTCGACGCCGTCACGATCTCGCTCGCGCTGCGCAACTTCGTCGACCCGAAGGCCGCGCTCACCGAGATCGCCCGGGTGGTCAAGCCCGGCGGCCGGCTGGTGATCTGCGAGGTCTCGACCCCGCCGTTCGCGCCCATCCGGTTCGTCCACCGCCGGTTCGTCCTCAAGCTGCTGACCTGGGTCGGCAGCCGGACGTCGTCGAACCCCGAGGCCTACAAGTACCTGGCCGAATCCATGCTGACCTGGCCCGACCAGCGCACCCTCGGCGAGATCATCGCGAGCGCCGGGTGGACCGACGTCGAGTGGTTGAACCTCACATTCGGGGTCGTGGCCATCCACCGCGCGCGAAAGCCTGCCTAA
- a CDS encoding geranylgeranyl reductase family protein has product MTRRTADQDAEVIVVGAGPAGSTVATYLARAGVDVLLLEKTEFPREKVCGDGLTPRGVKQLIDLGIDTSEDAGWVHSRGLRILTGDLTLELDWPDLTSYPPYGVSRTRHDFDDLLAKLAVKAGARLYERTTVTSAITNASGRVVGVEAKVGPEKTPVKYYAPLVLACDGVSARLALSVGIQKNEKRPMGVAVRQYYKSPRHDDPFIEGHLELWDKSDPRNPKLLPGYGWAFPLGDGTVNVGLGMLSTSASFRNTDYRALLRQWLDGTPEEWGYREENAIGRVGGAGLPMGFNRTPHYRDGLLLLGDAGGMVSPFNGEGISAAMESAQIAAEVVVQALARREGPSRERALEAYPRAVGELMGGYYQLGNVFAKIIGKPKIMHACTKYGLRINKLLPLVYKGLSGCYDAKGGDGVDRLISALAKVTPSPR; this is encoded by the coding sequence ATGACGCGACGCACCGCAGACCAGGACGCCGAAGTCATCGTCGTCGGCGCCGGACCCGCTGGCTCCACCGTGGCCACCTACCTGGCCCGCGCGGGCGTCGACGTCCTCCTGCTGGAGAAGACCGAGTTCCCCCGCGAGAAGGTCTGCGGCGACGGCCTGACCCCGCGCGGCGTCAAGCAGCTCATCGACCTGGGCATCGACACCAGCGAGGACGCCGGCTGGGTGCACAGCCGCGGCCTGCGGATCCTCACCGGCGACCTGACGCTCGAGCTGGACTGGCCGGACCTGACGAGCTACCCGCCGTACGGCGTTTCCCGCACCCGCCACGACTTCGACGACCTCCTCGCGAAGCTCGCGGTCAAGGCGGGCGCGCGGCTCTACGAGCGCACCACCGTCACCAGCGCGATCACCAACGCGAGCGGGCGCGTGGTCGGCGTCGAGGCGAAGGTCGGCCCGGAGAAGACGCCGGTGAAGTACTACGCGCCGCTGGTGCTGGCCTGCGACGGCGTGTCCGCGCGGCTCGCGCTGAGCGTCGGCATCCAGAAGAACGAGAAGCGCCCGATGGGCGTCGCCGTGCGCCAGTACTACAAGAGCCCGCGCCACGACGACCCGTTCATCGAGGGCCACCTCGAGCTGTGGGACAAGTCCGACCCGCGGAACCCGAAGCTGCTGCCGGGCTACGGCTGGGCGTTCCCGCTCGGCGACGGCACGGTCAACGTCGGCCTCGGCATGCTGTCGACGTCGGCCTCCTTCCGGAACACCGACTACCGCGCGCTGCTGCGCCAGTGGCTCGACGGGACGCCCGAGGAGTGGGGCTACCGCGAGGAGAACGCGATCGGCAGGGTCGGCGGCGCCGGGCTGCCGATGGGCTTCAACCGCACCCCGCACTACCGCGACGGCCTGCTGCTGCTCGGCGACGCCGGCGGCATGGTCAGCCCGTTCAACGGCGAAGGCATCTCGGCGGCGATGGAGTCGGCGCAGATCGCGGCGGAGGTCGTCGTGCAAGCGCTGGCGCGGCGGGAAGGGCCATCGCGGGAGCGGGCGCTGGAGGCGTACCCGCGGGCCGTCGGCGAGCTGATGGGCGGCTACTACCAGCTGGGCAACGTGTTCGCGAAGATCATCGGCAAGCCGAAGATCATGCACGCCTGCACCAAGTACGGGTTGCGCATCAACAAGCTCCTGCCGCTGGTCTACAAGGGCTTGTCGGGCTGTTACGACGCCAAGGGCGGCGACGGCGTCGACCGGCTCATTTCGGCGCTGGCGAAGGTCACGCCGAGCCCGCGCTGA
- a CDS encoding NADH-quinone oxidoreductase subunit D, whose product MSTENLSDVTTGTSTTEAGSDSTDSANYADSRDTTEGRVYTVSGGDWDDVIADAAHDERMVINMGPQHPSTHGVLRLVLEMEGETVTQLRSVIGYLHTGIEKNCEYRTWTQGVTFVTRMDYLAPLSTEMAYCLGVEKLLQIEAPRRAQLLRVMLLEINRIGSHLVYIATGGMELGATTAMTLGFREREEVLHLLEHLTGLRMNHAFIRPGGLAQDMPADYHEKVSDFVKTMKKRLPLYDKLFTGQPIWRNRLKGVGYLPVDACLALGVTGPVLRSAGLPWDLRKTEPYSCYDEFDFDVPVDNGADCWSRYLIRVHEMHESLKIIEQCLEKLEPGPVMVEDKKIAWPAQLSIGSDGMGNSLEHVKKIMGQSMESLIHHFKLVTEGFKVPAGQVYTSVESPRGELGAHLVSDGGTRPLRVHVREPSFVNLQSMPAMAEGGLVADVIAAIASIDPVMGGVDR is encoded by the coding sequence GTGAGCACCGAAAACCTGTCGGACGTCACGACCGGGACGAGCACGACGGAAGCCGGCAGCGACAGCACCGACAGCGCGAACTACGCCGACTCCCGCGACACCACCGAAGGCCGCGTCTACACGGTCTCCGGCGGCGACTGGGACGACGTCATCGCCGACGCGGCGCACGACGAGCGCATGGTCATCAACATGGGCCCGCAGCACCCGTCGACGCACGGCGTGCTCCGGCTCGTGCTGGAGATGGAGGGCGAGACCGTCACGCAGCTGCGGTCGGTCATCGGCTACCTGCACACCGGCATCGAGAAGAACTGCGAGTACCGGACCTGGACCCAGGGCGTCACCTTCGTGACGCGGATGGACTACCTGGCCCCGCTCTCGACGGAGATGGCGTACTGCCTCGGCGTCGAGAAGCTGCTGCAGATCGAAGCCCCGCGCCGCGCGCAGCTGCTGCGCGTGATGCTGCTCGAGATCAACCGGATCGGCTCGCACCTGGTCTACATCGCCACCGGCGGCATGGAGCTCGGCGCCACCACCGCGATGACGCTCGGCTTCCGCGAGCGCGAAGAGGTGCTGCACCTGCTGGAGCACCTGACCGGCCTGCGGATGAACCACGCGTTCATCCGCCCCGGCGGCCTCGCGCAGGACATGCCGGCCGACTACCACGAGAAGGTCAGCGACTTCGTCAAGACGATGAAGAAGCGCCTTCCGCTGTACGACAAGCTCTTCACCGGCCAGCCGATCTGGCGCAACCGGCTCAAGGGCGTCGGCTACCTGCCGGTCGACGCGTGCCTCGCGCTCGGCGTCACCGGCCCGGTGCTGCGGTCGGCCGGTCTCCCGTGGGACCTGCGCAAGACCGAGCCGTACTCCTGCTACGACGAGTTCGACTTCGACGTGCCGGTGGACAACGGTGCCGACTGCTGGTCGCGCTACCTGATCCGCGTCCACGAGATGCACGAGAGCCTCAAGATCATCGAGCAGTGCCTCGAGAAGCTCGAGCCGGGCCCGGTCATGGTCGAGGACAAGAAGATCGCCTGGCCCGCGCAGCTGTCGATCGGCAGCGACGGCATGGGCAACTCGCTCGAGCACGTCAAGAAGATCATGGGCCAGTCGATGGAGTCCCTGATCCACCACTTCAAGCTGGTCACCGAGGGCTTCAAGGTGCCGGCCGGGCAGGTCTACACCTCGGTCGAGTCGCCGCGCGGCGAGCTGGGCGCGCACCTGGTTTCCGACGGCGGCACCCGGCCGCTGCGGGTCCACGTGCGCGAACCGAGCTTCGTGAACCTGCAGTCGATGCCCGCCATGGCCGAAGGCGGCCTGGTCGCCGACGTGATCGCCGCCATCGCCTCGATCGACCCCGTCATGGGGGGAGTGGACCGATGA
- a CDS encoding NADH-quinone oxidoreductase subunit A, with amino-acid sequence MLTLLTRTDTVQLAQEAPSLKPYLPIVILFVLALGFAVLSVLLGPLVGPSRYNKAKLAAYECGIEPSPQPLVGAGRMPVAYYITAMLFILFDIEMVFLYPFAVQADALGTFGLVEILLFIATVGFAYAYVWRRGGLDWN; translated from the coding sequence GTGCTGACGTTGCTGACCCGGACCGACACGGTGCAGCTGGCGCAAGAGGCCCCGAGCCTGAAGCCCTACCTGCCCATCGTGATCTTGTTCGTCCTGGCGCTCGGTTTCGCCGTACTGTCGGTCCTGCTCGGGCCGCTCGTCGGCCCCAGCCGGTACAACAAGGCCAAGCTGGCCGCCTACGAGTGCGGCATCGAGCCGTCCCCGCAGCCGCTCGTCGGCGCCGGGCGGATGCCGGTCGCGTACTACATCACCGCGATGCTGTTCATCCTGTTCGACATCGAGATGGTCTTCCTCTACCCGTTCGCCGTGCAGGCGGACGCGCTGGGCACGTTCGGCCTGGTGGAGATCCTGCTGTTCATCGCGACGGTCGGCTTCGCGTACGCCTACGTGTGGCGGCGCGGCGGCCTGGATTGGAACTAG
- the nuoE gene encoding NADH-quinone oxidoreductase subunit NuoE, with protein MTTAVPEPGPNYADTTHAAAGPDTDVVAIAPDPAVAAGIITETPLEDIFDADIHAKAQELIARYPMSRSALLPMLHLVQSVQGYVSQEGIAFCAKQLDLSDAEVSAVATFYTMYKRRPCGEHLVSVCTNTLCAAMGGDAIYKKLQTHLGSEENPLGHNETAGTPNEPGSITLEHAECLAACDLAPVIQVNYEYFDNQTEEKAVALVDALQAGKKPAPTRGAPLTSFKGAELQLAGFFPEDERTYRRDVDGPSQAVETLRGAKLAQDRGWVAPVASDVPLPEVEKK; from the coding sequence ATGACCACAGCAGTTCCCGAGCCCGGGCCGAACTACGCGGACACCACGCACGCCGCGGCCGGGCCCGACACCGACGTCGTCGCCATCGCGCCGGACCCGGCGGTCGCCGCCGGGATCATCACCGAGACGCCGCTGGAAGACATCTTCGACGCGGACATCCACGCGAAGGCGCAGGAGCTGATCGCGCGCTACCCGATGTCCCGCTCGGCGCTGCTGCCGATGCTGCACCTCGTGCAGTCGGTGCAGGGGTACGTCAGCCAGGAGGGCATCGCGTTCTGCGCGAAGCAGCTCGACCTGTCCGACGCCGAGGTCAGCGCGGTCGCGACGTTCTACACGATGTACAAGCGCCGCCCGTGCGGCGAGCACCTCGTGAGCGTCTGCACCAACACGCTGTGCGCGGCCATGGGCGGCGACGCGATCTACAAGAAGCTCCAGACGCACCTCGGCTCCGAGGAGAACCCGCTGGGGCACAACGAGACCGCGGGCACGCCGAACGAGCCGGGCTCGATCACCCTCGAACACGCCGAATGCCTCGCGGCCTGCGACCTCGCCCCGGTCATCCAGGTCAACTACGAGTACTTCGACAACCAGACCGAGGAGAAGGCCGTCGCCCTGGTCGACGCGCTGCAGGCCGGCAAGAAGCCGGCCCCGACGCGCGGTGCCCCGCTGACCAGCTTCAAGGGCGCCGAGCTGCAGCTCGCCGGGTTCTTCCCGGAGGACGAGCGGACCTACCGCCGGGACGTCGACGGCCCGTCGCAGGCCGTCGAGACGCTGCGGGGCGCGAAGCTCGCGCAGGACCGCGGCTGGGTCGCCCCGGTGGCGTCCGATGTCCCGCTGCCAGAAGTGGAGAAGAAGTAA
- the nuoF gene encoding NADH-quinone oxidoreductase subunit NuoF has translation MADPITPVLTKRWLSPNSWTIGQYEALEGYTAIRKALAGTPEQLVQLIKDSGLRGRGGAGFPAGIKWSFMPPNFDKPHYLVINADEGEPGTCKDIPLMMADPHSLIEGCIIASYAMRSNHCFIYVRGEALHCIRRLNAAVREAEAAGYLGENILGSGFDLKITVHAGAGAYICGEETALLDSLEGRRGQPRLKPPFPAAAGLYAAPTTVNNVETIASAPYIVNAGSSWFREMGREKSPGPKIYSISGHVEKPGQYECPLGTTLRELLDMAGGMKDGIPLKFWTPGGSSTPMFTAEHLDVPLDFEGAAEAGSMLGTTAVQVFNETVSVPWAVMKWTQFYEHESCGKCTPCREGTYWLAQILERMVEGHGTEEDIDTLLDVCDNILGRSFCALGDGAVSPIQSGIKYFREEFLALCEANRHEQTKPELVGAQA, from the coding sequence ATGGCTGACCCCATCACTCCCGTCCTCACGAAGCGCTGGCTGTCGCCGAACTCCTGGACGATCGGGCAGTACGAAGCACTCGAGGGCTACACGGCGATCCGCAAGGCACTGGCCGGGACGCCGGAGCAGCTCGTCCAGCTGATCAAGGACTCCGGCCTGCGCGGCCGCGGCGGCGCGGGCTTCCCGGCCGGCATCAAGTGGTCGTTCATGCCGCCGAACTTCGACAAGCCGCACTACCTGGTGATCAACGCCGACGAGGGCGAACCCGGTACCTGCAAGGACATCCCGCTGATGATGGCGGACCCGCACTCGCTCATCGAGGGCTGCATCATCGCCTCGTACGCGATGCGGTCCAACCACTGCTTCATCTACGTCCGCGGCGAAGCCCTGCACTGCATCCGCCGCCTCAACGCGGCCGTGCGCGAAGCCGAAGCGGCGGGCTACCTGGGCGAGAACATCCTCGGCTCGGGCTTCGACCTCAAGATCACCGTCCACGCCGGCGCGGGCGCGTACATCTGCGGCGAGGAGACGGCGCTGCTGGACTCGCTGGAAGGCCGTCGCGGCCAGCCGCGGCTCAAGCCGCCGTTCCCCGCGGCCGCCGGGCTGTACGCCGCGCCGACCACGGTGAACAACGTCGAGACCATCGCCAGCGCGCCCTACATCGTCAACGCCGGTTCCAGCTGGTTCCGCGAGATGGGCCGCGAGAAGTCGCCCGGCCCGAAGATCTACTCGATCTCCGGCCACGTCGAGAAGCCCGGCCAGTACGAGTGCCCGCTCGGCACCACGCTGCGCGAGCTCCTGGACATGGCAGGCGGCATGAAGGACGGCATCCCGCTCAAGTTCTGGACCCCCGGCGGCTCGTCCACCCCGATGTTCACCGCCGAGCACCTCGACGTTCCCCTGGACTTCGAGGGCGCGGCGGAAGCCGGGTCGATGCTGGGCACCACCGCCGTCCAGGTCTTCAACGAGACCGTGTCGGTGCCGTGGGCCGTGATGAAGTGGACGCAGTTCTACGAGCACGAGTCCTGCGGCAAGTGCACGCCGTGCCGCGAAGGCACGTACTGGCTGGCGCAGATCCTCGAGCGCATGGTCGAAGGCCACGGCACCGAGGAGGACATCGACACCCTCCTCGACGTCTGCGACAACATCCTCGGCCGGTCGTTCTGCGCCCTCGGCGACGGCGCGGTGTCGCCGATCCAGAGCGGTATCAAGTACTTCCGCGAGGAGTTCCTCGCGCTGTGCGAAGCCAACCGCCACGAACAGACGAAGCCCGAACTCGTGGGAGCGCAGGCATGA
- a CDS encoding inositol monophosphatase — MTLLSSRPPRPVEPGLLSRALEVAGRLANDATDVITATAGRGAHPSTLDSPFDWVTDTDRILERHTRRVLTAEFPGIPVVGHEFGADHGADVAEYRWVVDSVDGTANYVAGVPWCAYSLALVDAAGPVVGVVADPYRAQIYAAARGRGARANGKPIKLADRCVTAGALVCTELARTGPWPGMGGFIERAAAAHAGVRVLGSAALSIAQVALGHAAAAVLHSYHEWDVAGSVAMAIEAGAVVLDKHGEDTALPTDGLLVAAPGVADEVLGWWQETAG, encoded by the coding sequence ATGACCCTCTTGTCCTCACGGCCGCCGCGGCCCGTCGAGCCCGGTCTGCTGTCGAGGGCGCTCGAAGTGGCCGGGCGGCTGGCCAACGACGCCACCGACGTGATCACCGCGACCGCCGGCCGCGGCGCCCACCCTTCGACGCTGGACTCGCCGTTCGACTGGGTCACCGACACCGACCGCATCCTGGAGCGCCACACCCGGCGCGTCCTGACGGCGGAGTTCCCGGGCATCCCGGTGGTCGGCCACGAGTTCGGCGCGGACCACGGAGCGGACGTCGCCGAGTACCGCTGGGTGGTGGACTCGGTGGACGGGACGGCGAACTACGTGGCCGGGGTGCCGTGGTGCGCGTACAGCCTGGCGCTGGTGGACGCGGCGGGCCCGGTGGTCGGGGTGGTGGCGGACCCGTACCGCGCCCAGATCTACGCCGCGGCGCGCGGCCGGGGGGCCCGCGCGAACGGCAAGCCGATCAAGCTCGCGGACCGCTGCGTGACGGCGGGAGCACTGGTGTGCACGGAGCTGGCCCGAACGGGACCGTGGCCGGGAATGGGCGGCTTCATCGAGCGAGCGGCGGCGGCCCACGCGGGCGTACGGGTACTCGGCTCGGCGGCGCTGTCGATCGCCCAGGTGGCACTGGGCCACGCGGCGGCGGCGGTGCTGCACAGCTACCACGAGTGGGACGTGGCCGGCTCGGTGGCCATGGCGATCGAGGCGGGCGCGGTGGTGCTGGACAAGCACGGAGAGGACACGGCGCTGCCGACGGACGGCTTGCTGGTGGCGGCCCCGGGGGTGGCGGACGAGGTACTGGGCTGGTGGCAGGAGACGGCGGGCTGA
- a CDS encoding NADH-quinone oxidoreductase subunit B family protein — MGLEEKLPNGILLASLEGLVNWARKNSLWPATFGLACCAIEMMTVGGSRYDIARFGMERFSATPRQADLMIVAGRVTQKMAPVLRQIYDQMADPKWVLAMGVCASSGGMFNNYAVVQGVDHIVPVDMYLPGCPPRPEMLLDAILKLHAKIQDEPINARRAALRAASGARTELVASSIKYAKK, encoded by the coding sequence ATGGGCCTGGAAGAAAAACTCCCCAACGGCATCCTGCTGGCCAGCCTCGAAGGCCTCGTCAACTGGGCGCGCAAGAACTCGCTGTGGCCCGCCACCTTCGGGCTCGCCTGCTGCGCGATCGAGATGATGACCGTCGGCGGTTCCCGCTACGACATCGCGCGCTTCGGCATGGAGCGCTTCAGCGCGACCCCGCGCCAGGCCGACCTGATGATCGTCGCCGGCCGCGTCACGCAGAAGATGGCCCCGGTCCTGCGGCAGATCTACGACCAGATGGCCGACCCCAAGTGGGTGCTCGCGATGGGCGTCTGCGCTTCCTCCGGCGGCATGTTCAACAACTACGCCGTGGTCCAGGGCGTCGACCACATCGTGCCGGTCGACATGTACCTGCCCGGCTGCCCGCCGCGGCCGGAGATGCTGCTGGACGCGATCCTCAAGCTGCACGCCAAGATCCAGGACGAGCCGATCAACGCCCGCCGCGCCGCCCTCCGCGCGGCCAGCGGGGCGCGCACCGAGCTCGTCGCGTCGTCGATCAAGTACGCGAAGAAGTAG
- a CDS encoding glycosyltransferase family 1 protein: MTNSVLRVVEHLRERAHDVLIIAPGPGPDSYRGAPVVRIPAFDVPGVSSLPIGLPTRTVLNALAAFGPDVVHLASPFVVGARGLAAARRLRVPAIAVYQTDIAGFAAAYGFGIAARAAWRWVRRLHSRADRTLAPSSDSVEQLRRHGVPRVHRWARGVDIDRFSPSHADPVLRAELAPDGELLVGFVGRLAPEKEVDRLAALAGVPGIRVVVVGDGPELPALKAQLPNAAFLGAKYGEDLSKAYASLDVFVHTGPHETFCQAVQEAMASGLPVLAPDAGGPKDLVLPGRTGYLLPADRERFGPALVERIDALRDAALRARLGEKARKVVLGRTWPAVCHELLGHYEAVRGRAARAA, translated from the coding sequence GTGACCAACTCCGTCCTGCGGGTCGTCGAGCACCTGCGCGAACGCGCGCACGACGTGCTGATCATCGCGCCCGGCCCCGGCCCGGACTCCTACCGCGGCGCCCCGGTGGTCCGGATCCCCGCGTTCGACGTCCCCGGGGTCAGCTCCCTGCCGATCGGCCTGCCGACGCGGACCGTGCTCAACGCGCTGGCCGCGTTCGGCCCGGACGTCGTGCACCTGGCGTCGCCGTTCGTCGTCGGCGCGCGCGGGCTCGCCGCCGCGAGACGGCTGCGCGTCCCGGCGATCGCCGTCTACCAGACCGACATCGCCGGATTCGCCGCCGCGTACGGCTTCGGCATCGCCGCACGGGCCGCGTGGCGGTGGGTGCGGCGGCTGCACTCGCGCGCCGACCGGACCCTGGCGCCGTCCAGCGACTCCGTCGAGCAGCTGCGGCGGCACGGCGTCCCGCGGGTGCACCGGTGGGCGCGCGGGGTCGACATCGACCGGTTCTCGCCGTCGCACGCCGACCCGGTGCTGCGGGCCGAGCTGGCCCCGGACGGCGAGCTGCTCGTCGGGTTCGTCGGCAGGCTGGCGCCCGAGAAGGAGGTCGACCGGCTGGCCGCGCTCGCCGGGGTGCCCGGGATCCGCGTGGTCGTCGTCGGCGACGGCCCCGAACTGCCCGCGCTGAAGGCGCAGCTCCCGAACGCCGCGTTCCTCGGCGCGAAGTACGGCGAAGACCTCTCGAAGGCGTACGCGAGCCTCGACGTCTTCGTCCACACGGGACCGCACGAGACGTTCTGCCAGGCGGTGCAGGAGGCGATGGCCTCCGGGCTGCCGGTGCTCGCCCCGGACGCCGGTGGCCCGAAGGACCTCGTCCTGCCCGGCCGCACCGGCTACCTGCTGCCGGCGGACCGCGAACGGTTCGGCCCGGCGCTGGTCGAGAGGATCGACGCCCTGCGGGACGCCGCTCTGCGCGCGCGGCTGGGCGAGAAGGCGCGCAAGGTGGTGCTCGGCCGCACCTGGCCCGCCGTCTGCCACGAGCTGCTCGGGCACTACGAAGCCGTGCGGGGCCGGGCCGCCCGCGCGGCCTGA